From a single Arachis hypogaea cultivar Tifrunner chromosome 3, arahy.Tifrunner.gnm2.J5K5, whole genome shotgun sequence genomic region:
- the LOC112788903 gene encoding B3 domain-containing transcription factor VRN1 isoform X1, with translation MPRPSFHKVILTTTLQSKQLRVPDNFLRKYGGELSSFVNLSVPDGSSWRVGLKKVDNKFWFIDGWAEFVQRYSIGVGYLLAFRYEGKSNFSVHIFNLATAEINYQSPTRSSNEGSYFANRLKIFEEMEDEDFTESKPALQNLFNGSKLNSVNWGEGGNALPAKSARDIGLQFNAIEFKKSTDELKLRASFEEKAKKTARKKRKSEPGSAEGQEASDEQEEEREMRIRFYESASARKRTVTAEEREKAVNEAKAFEPSNPFCRVVLRPSYLYRGCIMYLPSCFAEKYLNGVSGFIKLQHPDGRQWPVRCLYRTGRAKLSQGWFEFAIDNNLGEGDVCVFELLRMKEVVLQVTIFRVTDEAEFLSPPLLLTQNENQAKLLRSPMQQHLLTSPKS, from the exons ATGCCTCGCCCTTCTTTCCATAAGGTTATTCTAACCACCACTCTTCAATCCAAGCAACTG AGAGTACCAGATAATTTTCTGAGAAAATATGGGGGTGAGCTTTCCTCCTTTGTTAACCTGTCTGTTCCCGATGGTAGTTCGTGGCGCGTGGGACTGAAAAAGGTAGACAACAAATTTTGGTTCATTGATGGTTGGGCAGAATTTGTTCAGCGCTATTCCATCGGTGTTGGATACCTTTTAGCTTTCAGATACGAAGGAAAGTCGAATTTCAGTGTTCACATTTTTAATTTGGCTACTGCTGAGATAAATTATCAATCACCCACACGAAGCAGCAATGAAGGATCTTACTTTGCGAATCGCctcaaaatttttgaagaaatggAAGATGAAGACTTCACTGAATCCAAACCAGCCTTGCAGAATCTATTTAACGGGTCAAAACTTAATAGTGTAAACTGGGGTGAGGGCGGGAATGCTCTTCCTGCGAAAAGTGCTAGAGATATAGGTCTTCAGTTTAATGCAATTGAGTTTAAAAAATCTACTGATGAACTGAAATTGCGTGCTTCTTTCGAGGAAAAGGCCAAAAAAACTGCAAGAAAGAAGCGTAAATCTGAACCTG GAAGTGCAGAAGGCCAGGAAGCTTCTgatgaacaagaagaggagagagaaatgCGCATTAGATTCTATGAAAGTGCTTCTGCAAGGAAAAGAACCGTGACGGCTGAGGAAAGAGAAAAGGCTGTCAACGAAGCGAAAGCATTTGAACCATCTAATCCTTTCTGCCGGGTTGTCCTGCGGCCCTCCTATCTATATAGGGGATGCATAATG TACTTGCCATCTTGCTTTGCAGAAAAGTATTTGAATGGTGTTTCGGGATTCATCAAACTTCAACACCCTGATGGGAGACAGTGGCCAGTTCGCTGCCTTTATCGAACGGGTAGGGCTAAGTTAAGCCAGGGATGGTTTGAATTTGCGATAGACAACAATCTAGGCGAAGGCGACGTCTGTGTGTTTGAGCTGCTTagaatgaaggaagtagtgctGCAAGTTACTATATTTCGTGTCACCGACGAGGCAGAATTCTTGAGCCCTCCTTTGCTGCTTACCCAAAATGAGAACCAGGCCAAGCTGTTGAGAAGCCCCATGCAGCAGCATCTCCTTACATCACCTAAAAGTTAG
- the LOC112788903 gene encoding B3 domain-containing transcription factor VRN1 isoform X2, which yields MPRPSFHKVILTTTLQSKQLRVPDNFLRKYGGELSSFVNLSVPDGSSWRVGLKKVDNKFWFIDGWAEFVQRYSIGVGYLLAFRYEGKSNFSVHIFNLATAEINYQSPTRSSNEGSYFANRLKIFEEMEDEDFTESKPALQNLFNGSKLNSVNWGEGGNALPAKSARDIGLQFNAIEFKKSTDELKLRASFEEKAKKTARKKRKSEPEGQEASDEQEEEREMRIRFYESASARKRTVTAEEREKAVNEAKAFEPSNPFCRVVLRPSYLYRGCIMYLPSCFAEKYLNGVSGFIKLQHPDGRQWPVRCLYRTGRAKLSQGWFEFAIDNNLGEGDVCVFELLRMKEVVLQVTIFRVTDEAEFLSPPLLLTQNENQAKLLRSPMQQHLLTSPKS from the exons ATGCCTCGCCCTTCTTTCCATAAGGTTATTCTAACCACCACTCTTCAATCCAAGCAACTG AGAGTACCAGATAATTTTCTGAGAAAATATGGGGGTGAGCTTTCCTCCTTTGTTAACCTGTCTGTTCCCGATGGTAGTTCGTGGCGCGTGGGACTGAAAAAGGTAGACAACAAATTTTGGTTCATTGATGGTTGGGCAGAATTTGTTCAGCGCTATTCCATCGGTGTTGGATACCTTTTAGCTTTCAGATACGAAGGAAAGTCGAATTTCAGTGTTCACATTTTTAATTTGGCTACTGCTGAGATAAATTATCAATCACCCACACGAAGCAGCAATGAAGGATCTTACTTTGCGAATCGCctcaaaatttttgaagaaatggAAGATGAAGACTTCACTGAATCCAAACCAGCCTTGCAGAATCTATTTAACGGGTCAAAACTTAATAGTGTAAACTGGGGTGAGGGCGGGAATGCTCTTCCTGCGAAAAGTGCTAGAGATATAGGTCTTCAGTTTAATGCAATTGAGTTTAAAAAATCTACTGATGAACTGAAATTGCGTGCTTCTTTCGAGGAAAAGGCCAAAAAAACTGCAAGAAAGAAGCGTAAATCTGAACCTG AAGGCCAGGAAGCTTCTgatgaacaagaagaggagagagaaatgCGCATTAGATTCTATGAAAGTGCTTCTGCAAGGAAAAGAACCGTGACGGCTGAGGAAAGAGAAAAGGCTGTCAACGAAGCGAAAGCATTTGAACCATCTAATCCTTTCTGCCGGGTTGTCCTGCGGCCCTCCTATCTATATAGGGGATGCATAATG TACTTGCCATCTTGCTTTGCAGAAAAGTATTTGAATGGTGTTTCGGGATTCATCAAACTTCAACACCCTGATGGGAGACAGTGGCCAGTTCGCTGCCTTTATCGAACGGGTAGGGCTAAGTTAAGCCAGGGATGGTTTGAATTTGCGATAGACAACAATCTAGGCGAAGGCGACGTCTGTGTGTTTGAGCTGCTTagaatgaaggaagtagtgctGCAAGTTACTATATTTCGTGTCACCGACGAGGCAGAATTCTTGAGCCCTCCTTTGCTGCTTACCCAAAATGAGAACCAGGCCAAGCTGTTGAGAAGCCCCATGCAGCAGCATCTCCTTACATCACCTAAAAGTTAG
- the LOC112788904 gene encoding B3 domain-containing protein REM20: MMNTSAEQSSFFKVFLPQFSSEKLLLPKEHVALTRMKERVPEEFMLRNGRGGAWRVKTSCIGEKVYFDDGWKEFVRDNGIQEACVIIVFNPDGSSTFEFKIFESSMCEKTQTLEEAAAVEMEESSEEEEEENDDDDDDDDEDYEDEDEDEDEMDHHRAGKAPAKRKRGNYNDIKEYGEIIATFIDQHNPYFVFKRNKSRPNELHVPCKLIKEYSITIPETIKLCCKYIKVNSPEKITVESSPWPAFTGRATKWIDGRVCIKGWGGFCRRNNVNASADTFICELKMSKNMKIIKMIQVYVVKKQA, translated from the exons ATGATGAATACTTCAGCTGAGCAATCCTCCTTCTTCAAAGTCTTCCTTCCACAGTTTAGCTCTGAAAAATTG CTACTCCCAAAAGAGCATGTGGCATTGACAAGGATGAAAGAAAGGGTACCTGAGGAATTCATGCTGAGAAATGGAAGAGGAGGAGCATGGAGGGTGAAGACAAGTTGCATTGGTGAGAAGGTGTATTTTGATGATGGATGGAAGGAGTTTGTAAGGGATAATGGTATACAAGAAGCTTGTGTTATTATTGTTTTCAATCCAGATGGAAGCAGCACATTCGAGTTCAAGATCTTTGAATCATCAATGTGTGAAAAGACACAAACCTTGGAGGAGGCGGCGGCAGTGGAGATGGAGGAGtcatcagaagaagaagaagaagaaaatgatgatgatgatgatgatgatgatgaagattatgAGGATGAGGACGAGGATGAGGATGAGATGGATCATCATAGAGCTGGGAAAGCTCCTGCAAAAAGGAAAA GGGGAAATTACAATGATATTAAGGAGTATGGAGAAATTATTGCAACTTTTATTGATCAACACAATCCATACTTTGTTTTCAAAAGGAACAAATCCAGACCCAATGAACTG CATGTTCCATGTAAGCTCATTAAGGAGTACTCCATTACCATCCCAGAAACTATTAAATTATGTTGCAAG TATATCAAAGTGAACTCGCCGGAGAAAATAACTGTTGAGAGTAGTCCTTGGCCTGCTTTCACCGGAAGAGCGACTAAATGGATAGACGGTAGAGTTTGCATTAAAGGGTGGGGAGGATTTTGCAGAAGGAACAATGTAAATGCAAGTGCTGATACTTTCATATGTGAACTGAAGATGAGTAAgaatatgaaaataataaaaatgatacaGGTCTATGTTGTTAAGAAACAAGCTTAG
- the LOC140172885 gene encoding uncharacterized protein, with product MMAAASAIMSTSTMMGNATVCTTRRTKRSVHYVAGLNSFGGLKVQNNVTSLGHSLCTEQSFAKVVSSLKGKSKGGGGGGGATSSTSNAAGEIFQIAAIMNGLVLVGVAVGFVLLQIEASLEEAAE from the coding sequence ATGATGGCTGCAGCATCAGCAATAATGTCTACTTCTACAATGATGGGAAATGCTACTGTTTGCACCACAAGAAGGACGAAGAGAAGTGTTCACTACGTTGCAGGGTTGAATTCTTTTGGAGGATTGAAGGTGCAGAACAATGTCACCTCATTAGGCCATTCATTGTGCACTGAACAATCCTTTGCAAAGGTTGTGAGCTCATTGAAGGGAAAATCcaaaggtggtggtggtggaggaggagcTACATCTTCAACAAGCAATGCTGCAGGTGAGATTTTCCAGATTGCAGCCATCATGAATGGACTTGTTCTTGTTGGTGTTGCTGTTGGATTTGTTCTTCTTCAAATCGAAGCATCTCTGGAAGAGGCTGCTGAGTGA
- the LOC112788905 gene encoding uncharacterized protein produces the protein MGSFVGHIVPGLALALLGLWHTINTIKSYLLKGPSNFTARFWYQLNTPQYSSRLKHLQLVSLLAFSILAIFMQVLDFPHFHYAFKLDNFEHATMFIHLALFAGFTLSTELTDSLDLFSGFVGIFASSVFSQELFLLHFHSTDHVGLEGHYHWLLQLIVLVSFVASLAATTFPNSFTSALVLSISVIFQGCWFINMGFNLWVPGLVPKGCVMNLPIANENHMLGAVTCGTKEADFRARALANLQFSWILSSILIFAGIVCLKLARRYTIADRLEYERLHNKGADSSMASEGFKQPK, from the coding sequence ATGGGTTCTTTTGTAGGACACATAGTTCCAGGGTTAGCACTTGCCCTTCTTGGCCTATGGCATACCATAAACACCATCAAATCTTACCTTTTGAAGGGCCCTTCTAACTTCACTGCAAGATTCTGGTACCAACTTAACACACCTCAGTATTCTAGTAGACTTAAACACTTGCAACTTGTTTCCCTTTTGGCCTTTTCCATCCTTGCAATTTTTATGCAAGTTTTGGACTTCCCTCATTTTCACTATGCATTTAAGCTTGataactttgagcatgcaaccatgttCATACACCTAGCTTTGTTTGCTGGTTTCACGCTCTCTACAGAGTTAACCGATTCGCTTGACCTCTTCTCTGGCTTTGTTGGAATCTTTGCATCCTCAGTGTTTAGCCAAGAACTCTTCCTACTCCACTTTCATTCCACAGACCATGTTGGACTTGAAGGCCATTACCATTGGTTGCTGCAGCTCATAGTACTAGTCTCGTTCGTAGCATCTCTGGCTGCAACTACTTTCCCCAACAGTTTCACCTCGGCACTTGTACTTTCTATATCAGTAATCTTCCAAGGGTGTTGGTTTATAAACATGGGGTTTAATCTGTGGGTTCCTGGACTTGTTCCTAAAGGATGTGTAATGAATTTGCCAATAGCCAATGAAAATCATATGCTAGGAGCAGTTACTTGTGGCACCAAAGAGGCTGATTTTCGGGCGAGAGCATTAGCTAATTTACAATTCAGTTGGATTCTTTCCTCAATTCTGATATTTGCAGGAATTGTTTGCTTGAAACTAGCTAGAAGATACACCATTGCAGATAGGTTGGAATATGAAAGACTTCATAATAAAGGCGCTGACTCCTCCATGGCAAGTGAAGGTTTCAAGCAGCCGAAATAA
- the LOC112788901 gene encoding uncharacterized protein: protein MKFLRVFKVKPSNFKHRGTTPAPHFSTLSEPQTPISEATLLHSIQSSQWHFVEHLAPNLTPSLLSSTLTALHHSPHLVHHLVTLLLRHHHLPSLDLTTHCLSLCILSRLSSPKPAIDHFKHLIHSSISPTQDIFNELSLAHDHFSAKTSSTIVFDLMIKAYCELKKPNEAMECFSLMKGKGVVPKVETCNQMLSLFLKLNRTQMAWVLYAEMFRMKIKSSGYTFNIMINVLCKEGKLSKAKEFIDQMDALGVKPSVVTYNTMIHAYCSRGRLKGASLIFETMKGKGLAPDAYTYNSFISGLCKAGMLEEASAILGNMLEFGLIPNAVTYNALIDAYCNKGDLGKAFAYRDEMISKGIVPSMVTYNVFIHALFMEGRTGEADDMIKEMQEKGMNLDAVTYNILINGYCRCGDAKKAFELYDEMERERIRPTLVTYTSLIYVLGKRDRMVEADNLFNKIQQEGLLPDIIMFNALISGHCANGNIIRAFELLKEMDRMKVLPDEVTYNTLMQGYCREGKVEEARKLLDEMKRKGIKPDHISYNTLISGYSKKGDMKDAFRVRDEMLTTGFNPTLLTYNALIQGLCRKREGEHAEELLREMVSKGITPDDSTYLCVIEAMENVEEVVGNDDQ, encoded by the coding sequence ATGAAGTTTCTCAGAGTCTTCAAAGTCAAACCTTCCAACTTCAAACACAGAGGAACCACCCCTGCTCCCCATTTCTCTACTCTCTCCGAACCCCAAACACCGATCTCCGAAGCCACCCTCCTCCATTCAATCCAATCCTCTCAGTGGCATTTCGTCGAACACCTCGCCCCCAACCTCACCCCTTCCCTCCTTTCTTCCACCCTCACCGCCCTCCACCACTCCCCCCACCTCGTCCACCACCTCGTCACCCTCCTCCTCCGCCACCACCACCTTCCCTCCCTTGACCTCACCACCCATTGCCTCTCCCTCTGCATCCTCTCTCGCCTCTCCTCCCCAAAACCCGCCATTGACCACTTCAAGCACCTCATTCACTCTTCCATTTCCCCCACCCAGGACATTTTTAATGAGCTATCACTTGCCCATGATCACTTCAGTGCCAAGACTAGTAGTACCATTGTCTTTGATCTTATGATCAAGGCTTATTGTGAGCTCAAGAAGCCCAATGAGGCCATggagtgtttctccttgatgaaaggAAAAGGGGTTGTTCCCAAAGTTGAAACTTGTAACCAGATGCTGAGTTTGTTCTTGAAATTGAATAGGACTCAGATGGCTTGGGTTCTTTATGCTGAGATGTTCAGGATGAAGATTAAGTCCAGTGGCTACACTTTTAACATAATGATCAATGTGTTGTGTAAAGAAGGGAAGTTGAGCAAGGCAAAAGAGTTCATTGACCAAATGGATGCTCTTGGTGTCAAGCCCAGTGTTGTTACTTATAACACCATGATCCATGCTTACTGTTCGAGAGGGAGACTCAAAGGGGCAAGCTTGATCTTTGAAACGATGAAGGGTAAAGGTCTTGCGCCGGATGCTTACACTTATAACTCTTTCATTAGCGGGTTGTGTAAGGCAGGAATGCTTGAAGAGGCATCTGCAATACTTGGTAACATGTTGGAGTTTGGCTTGATTCCCAATGCAGTGACATATAATGCATTGATTGATGCTTACTGCAACAAAGGGGACCTGGGGAAGGCTTTTGCGTACAGGGATGAGATGATAAGCAAAGGCATAGTGCCATCTATGGTAACCTACAATGTGTTTATTCATGCACTGTTTATGGAAGGGAGGACAGGGGAAGCTGATGATATGATCAAAGAGATGCAAGAAAAGGGGATGAATTTGGATGCTGTTACATATAACATATTGATTAATGGGTATTGCAGATGTGGGGATGCAAAGAAAGCCTTTGAGCTTTACGATGAAATGGAGAGGGAAAGGATTCGACCAACACTGGTAACTTACACGTCGCTTATATATGTTCTGGGTAAAAGGGACAGAATGGTAGAGGCAGATAACTTGTTTAACAAGATTCAACAAGAAGGTCTGTTGCCAGATATCATAATGTTTAATGCATTGATTAGTGGTCACTGCGCAAATGGTAACATCATTCGCGCATTTGAACTCTTAAAAGAGATGGACCGGATGAAGGTTCTACCGGATGAAGTCACTTATAATACCCTGATGCAAGGATACTGCAGGGAGGGGAAGGTGGAAGAAGCTCGCAAACTTCTTGATGAGATGAAAAGAAAGGGGATCAAGCCTGATCATATTAGTTACAATACACTCATTAGTGGATACAGTAAAAAGGGCGATATGAAGGATGCTTTTAGAGTTCGTGATGAAATGTTGACCACAGGATTTAATCCTACACTTCTTACTTACAATGCTCTTATACAAGGCTTATGCAGAAAGAGAGAAGGAGAGCATGCTGAAGAGCTTCTCAGAGAAATGGTAAGTAAAGGCATTACCCCTGATGACAGCACCTACCTGTGTGTGATTGAGGCAATGGAGAATGTTGAAGAAGTGGTGGGAAATGATGATCAATAA
- the LOC112788908 gene encoding diphthamide biosynthesis protein 3-like — MSYDDVEIEDMEWNEELQAYTYPCPCGDLFQITKDDLKLGEEIARCPSCSLYITVIYNIEDFSDHNRNNKPLHPSNPQSLTVA, encoded by the coding sequence ATGTCGTACGACGACGTTGAGATCGAGGACATGGAGTGGAACGAGGAGCTTCAGGCGTACACGTACCCTTGCCCCTGCGGCGACCTCTTTCAGATCACCAAGGACGATTTGAAGCTCGGCGAGGAAATCGCTCGTTGCCCTAGCTGCTCCCTCTACATCACCGTCATCTACAATATCGAAGATTTCTCCGATCACAATCGCAACAACAAACCTCTCCACCCTTCAAATCCCCAATCCCTCACCGTTGCTTGA